One genomic window of Gossypium hirsutum isolate 1008001.06 chromosome D11, Gossypium_hirsutum_v2.1, whole genome shotgun sequence includes the following:
- the LOC107924198 gene encoding protein LONGIFOLIA 2, translating to MMTGVVPEQNLEKQIGKQMGCMAGFLQIFDRHQLLSGKRLYSPKRLPPVETPASEKKTEQVKTVETPAISRELGKQPQGRAAASPDRSKQSPVTSELRSPASELFTPTGNQSKSPLPLPVFEYKEGSARSPWKFSKEAPRLSLDSRAVVDAKGSLKPREIRTNASILSANQCEDEVDDSDKQRRSPSVIARLMGLEPIPDSNPEPNGKAQLRRSASEARGRDLFQYRFIDGVNFHLKQSQQPNFQNGGVSSNVVRENGAKQDRVIINRPDGLRNARAELVKAPIRGLDQRKCFYDSADFFPERKQAVKVYGEIEKRLKLRGIDEPSKDLETLKQILEALQLKGLLHSKKSPNQTNNRNLVYQHEQSPIVVIKPGRSPASTARRIAKDSPPSNYRSRPGPRRNLNIDSPPTMSPRRDRPEIERNVRSQSRGKGSISPGRNECGVRSPNRRPLNVEIHRRGNGNGNVEQKRVSPVLSPRLNVRRTGFEQTTNRLPRNRKPTAEIYDKEEKVFIPAEDQTSSVSESSISTSSQTDTERSKVEDYKDGGTLLERCDKLLHSIAEMTAATTELQPSPVSVLDSSFYKEESSPSPVMKRSIDFKDQLVESEDEMWSPAMPSVESKSDDCDFIYISDVLRAANYMHDESDVFLLLEKQQYVKGKDTSKVSRLQRKLIFDTINEILNRKKQLPPWKVVTGETSLQQIWSEFQKIRERDSSDDIFEDICGVLRKDLAGDAINGWDGCPIQMSEAILDIERLIFRDLISETIRDLAALAEKSNNIPAPRRKLVF from the exons atgatGACGGGTGTAGTGCCAGAGCAGAATCTTGAGAAGCAAATAGGGAAACAAATGGGATGCATGGCTGGTTTCCTTCAGATCTTTGATCGTCACCAGCTTCTTTCTGGCAAACGCCTTTACTCCCCTAAGCGCCTCCCTCCCGTGGAAACGCCG GCGAGTGAAAAGAAAACGGAGCAAGTGAAGACCGTTGAGACACCAGCAATATCGAGAGAATTAGGGAAGCAGCCACAAGGTCGAGCAGCAGCGTCACCGGACCGTTCGAAGCAATCTCCAGTTACATCGGAGCTCCGATCTCCGGCATCGGAACTTTTCACGCCTACTGGTAATCAGAGCAAGTCACCTCTCCCCCTTCCCGTTTTTGAGTACAAAGAAGGTAGCGCGAGGTCGCCATGGAAATTCTCCAAGGAAGCTCCGAGGCTCTCTCTGGATAGCAGAGCCGTCGTTGACGCCAAAGGAAGCCTTAAGCCCCGAGAGATCCGTACGAATGCCTCCATATTATCTGCGAACCAATGCGAAGATGAGGTGGATGATAGCGATAAACAACGGCGGTCACCAAGCGTAATTGCAAGGCTCATGGGACTGGAACCGATACCGGATTCGAATCCCGAACCGAACGGAAAAGCTCAGCTCCGAAGATCCGCGTCGGAAGCTAGAGGTCGAGATCTGTTTCAGTATCGTTTCATTGACGGAGTTAATTTCCACTTAAAACAAAGCCAACAACCAAATTTCCAAAACGGAGGAGTTTCAAGCAATGTCGTAAGGGAAAATGGAGCCAAACAAGATCGTGTAATTATCAACAGGCCAGACGGCCTAAGAAATGCGAGAGCTGAACTGGTAAAAGCTCCAATTCGAGGTTTGGACCAAAGGAAATGCTTCTACGACTCAGCTGATTTCTTCCCCGAGAGAAAACAGGCCGTTAAAGTCTACGGGGAGATTGAGAAACGTCTTAAGCTCAGAGGAATAGACGAGCCATCGAAAGATCTTGAGACACTCAAACAAATCCTTGAAGCTTTGCAACTCAAAGGCCTTTTACACAGTAAGAAATCTCCAAACCAAACGAATAATAGAAACTTGGTTTATCAACATGAACAATCTCCAATCGTCGTAATCAAACCGGGAAGATCACCGGCTTCCACGGCCAGAAGGATTGCCAAAGATTCGCCTCCTTCAAATTATCGATCAAGACCTGGACCTCGCCGGAACTTGAATATTGACTCACCGCCGACTATGAGCCCGAGACGTGATCGGCCGGAGATTGAACGGAATGTTCGGAGCCAAAGCAGAGGTAAGGGTTCGATTTCTCCGGGTAGGAATGAGTGTGGCGTTAGGAGTCCCAACAGAAGGCCACTGAATGTTGAAATTCATAGGAGAgggaatggaaatggaaatgtaGAGCAGAAAAGAGTCTCTCCGGTTCTGTCGCCCCGGCTTAATGTGAGAAGAACCGGATTTGAACAGACTACGAATAGATTACCCAGAAATAGGAAACCAACGGCTGAGATTTATGATAAAGAAGAGAAGGTATTTATTCCAGCGGAGGATCAAACATCTTCTGTTTCAGAGAGTAGCATTAGCACTTCTTCTCAAACTGATACGGAG AGGTCGAAGGTGGAGGACTACAAGGATGGGGGGACCCTTTTGGAAAGATGTGATAAGTTGCTTCACAGCATTGCAGAGATGACGGCTGCTACGACCGAGTTGCAGCCGAGCCCGGTCTCTGTACTTGATTCCTCGTTCTACAAAGAGGAATCGTCTCCGTCCCCTGTTATGAAACGGAGCATAGATTTCAAAG ATCAACTTGTTGAATCAGAAGATGAAATGTGGAGTCCTGCAATGCCATCCGTTGAATCAAAGTCTGATGATTGTGATTTTATCTACATTTCCGATGTCCTCAGAGCAGCCAATTACATGCATGATGAATCTGATGTCTTTTTGTTGCTTGAGAAGCAACAGTATGTGAAGGGCAAAGACACCTCTAAAGTGTCTAGGCTCCAAAGGAAGCTGATATTTGACACCATCAACGAAATTCTGAACCGAAAGAAGCAATTACCGCCATGGAAGGTTGTGACTGGGGAGACATCATTGCAACAAATTTGGTCCGAATTCCAAAAGATTCGGGAAAGGGACTCCTCGGATGACATCTTTGAGGACATTTGTGGTGTCTTAAGAAAGGACCTTGCTGGGGATGCCATTAACGGTTGGGATGGTTGCCCCATTCAGATGTCGGAAGCGATCCTGGACATCGAACGCCTAATATTTAGAGACCTAATCAGTGAAACTATCCGAGATCTCGCTGCATTGGCTGAAAAAAGTAATAACATCCCAGCACCTCGTAGGAAGTTGGTGTTCTGA